The segment GTCTAGGAGCCTAAGCAAGGTCTGCCAGGGATTTTGCTCTGTGACCTGTAAGGGAGACAGGGTAAGCCAGGGCAAGCCAGGGCACAgggtctcctctcttctcttccaaagGAAGCGGAGTCCTGTTCAGTCAATGGCCGCGGAGCCAGGGTTCAAAGCTCTTCCTTAGCATTCCCTGGAAGGGAAGTTCAAAGCTCCTCGAGGCACCAgccccccagcccccacccctGGTGGCTGCCCTGGTCCGGGCACCTACCTTGTAGGTAGTAGGCAGGGTGGCCTTCCTCCTGCAGCTTCTGGAGCAAGGTGGCTAGTACTGATTGGGCCGCCTCGGCTTCTTCCTCCTCGACACATCGGCCTTCATCATATAGTAGGATGGGCAGCGGGGGCAGCGGCAGTGGCTGCTGGGGCTGCCGCTGCTGGTGCAGGGGGCTGGGGAGCAGGGAGCACACAGACAAATTTCCCTTCCTCAGCCTCCGAAGCAGCAGGGCTGGCAGGGCCACACTAAGAGCCCCCTGGACGTGGCCCGACTCATAGAGTTCCCTGCTCCGGCAGTCCAGGAGGAGAAGCTGAGGCTGAGGGGCAGCCAGTTCTCTGCTCAGCCACAGGGGTGACCTTCCGAGCCCCTCCATGAGGAAAGGTGATTCCTGAACGCCCCCTGATCTTTGCAGAGGGGCCAAGGATGGATATGTACATGACCCAGGGGTCAAggctagttctctctctctccctctctctgtctctgtctctctgtgtctctctgcctctgcctctgtctctgtctctgtcaagcaactaaaaagagaagggagggatgaGTGGCAGGGGccatctctgcttctctctcagCCCCGTCTCTGAATAGCCTGAGGAGGCCGTCCGCAGGCCGGGCTAGGTGGAAGGCGGGTGTAGGAATGTGGGGAGGGAGGGCTGGTAGGAAGTGGGAAGAGACAGCGATGGCGCTGAAGACAACtttttttgttactttaaaaaGGGACAGAGAGGAAACCCCCAAATGCAGAAACGCATCCTCCGTCCAAAACACGACCGCCTCTGGATCCCAAGGGCGAACGGAAACCTCCTCCCTTAGGAAGCCTCCCGGCTCTCCTGGCTAGGTCCGCACTTCCCGTTCCAACTGCCGGAGCAGCTTGGGGAATGGGCTTGGTAGCCCCAGGGCTATCGAAGAAGCACCGCTCCCTGCGGGCTCCAGCCGAAGCCCAACTCCTTCCACCTGCCGGGGCCTTAATCTCCTCCCTCCGCTCCGGGCAGACACAGCCAACCCGGCCCTTCCCGCTCCACCAAtcgggggtgggggaagaggctGTCACCCAGAATGCCAAGCTCAATTCTCCGGCGGTATGAGGGAGGCGCCGACGTCCAGGGGCCCCCTGTACTGGGGTCCTACCCGAGGGCCCTTCCCTTCCAGTCCTTTTCTGGACTTTAAGTTCTCTGTAAGgcaaagaatgcaaaaaaaaaaaaaaatcgtgtgtgtgcgtgtgtgtgtgtgtgtgtgtgtgtgtgtggggagcgGTGGAGGGAGGCGAATTCTCAAGGCCAAGGGAGTGGGCCCGGCAGCCCCTGATCCCACAGGAATACTGCAGAGGGGAAATGGGGCCTCAGAGGccactggagagggaagaggagagactgGCTTCTCTCAGGGGGAGGGAATGTGACCCTTTGGCCACAGGGCCTTAAATAAATTTGATTGGAAAAGTCAGGGTTTCCAGGGGCCCCAGGTCTCCTGAGCAGCTTGTTCGACTTCTCTCCCAGAGCCCACGAGGGGCCTCAAATTCGTTGGAAACTGAGTCCAGGGCCAGTCTGTGGCTTGCTCAAGGGGAAGATGTCCTGAGAATTGGGGAGGGGCGCTCTGGACCTCTGGGCGGTTAGGAAGGAGTTGAGGAAGGGGGAAACTGTCCTTCCAGATGTGCTACAGCTGGACTCAAGGGGAGGGCGAGCCACGCCGCGGCCAGAGGCAGAAGGATGTGAGGTGGCTAGGGGGCAGGATTTCCTTCTTCCCCCTGGTCTAGGCGCCGGGGTATTGTTTTTCGAGGTGATCGGGGGATCCAGGGGCCCCAGCGGGCTGCTGGGTTATCCAAAAGCACTGGCAGTCTGAGGCGGGATCCGAGGGGAGAGGCGCCAGGTGGCTGGGCTCTCAGAGCTCCGCCGGGCATTCGGTGGGCTGCATGGCTCCTCTTGGAGAGGCGGCCCGCTGAAGCAACATCCTTTAGTGGCCCCCGACGTGGCGACTGAGGTGGGAGACCTGGAGAGTTGGAGAAAACAAGGCAGGAGCTGAGGTCAGCTCCTCGAGGAGAAAAGCAGtaggtgagaagggaggggggtggggtggagccTAAGGCTCCGGAATTTCCCAGTTGGCTGGGAAAGGGGGATGGGGAAGATAAAAAGAGGAAGGATGGGTGCACATACGTGTACAAGTCTGTAGGTGCTTGTGTATGTCTCTGAAGTGTGGCGAGGGACACACGCGCTCACACACACTCCCATGCAGAGCCGTCTGGATCCATGTGCATGTACATGCCCTTCTTGGAGGGGCGACATGGATGTGTTGGCATGTGCAGATGTGTGTGTTTGTctctttatgtgtgtgtgtgtgtgtgtgtgcatgtgtgtgtgtgtgtgtccacggGCCTCTGTTTCCTGGCACTTTGCCATCCAACTTCCATCCTggaaactatttcctttggaCACTGGGGTAATTTTCAGAGGGTGGGTGGGGGGATGGGGAAGGACAGAGGAAGGGAGTCAACCTGTAGAAAGGGGTGTTGAATTGGAGCGTGAGGAAGGAAGAGGTGGCCAGCCAAGGGCTGAGGCTTCCATGGAGGCAGGGGCTGGGCAGGTTTCCCCACCAGCAGGTCTGTggccccttcaccccccctccccagcaTAAAAGTCTCCTCATCTCAATGACATGATAACGGATGGATAACTTTGGTTTgtcctgtgtgtgtgtgcgtgtgtgtgtgtgtgtgtgtgtgtgtgtgtgtgtgtgtgtgtgtgtaagagagagacacacacagactaaggcagaaagtagagACCAAGAGaccgagagagacagagaccgagagaAACCCTGAGGCATGTTTAACTTCCCCAGACACTCCTCCTGCCTGGCTCCCCCGCATGGCTTTCCTCCCACAAGCCAGCACTAATGTAAGCAATTACCCGGCCAAGGTGCTTTGGGGTCTGGTGCATTGGCTAGGACCCCGGCTTGGGGAGTCCAGAGCCCAAGGGCCAAGGGCACCTCACACCCTGCCTTAGCAGATCTAGAAGGGGGACCCCCCCACGCCCCCCATTCCAGAGATGAGGACACAGACAGGGAGAGGGCCCTGCACGGGGCCCTCAGTGATTCTACGGAAGATGTGAGACCAGTAAGAGCTAGAAGGGTCTTTGGAGATGGCCCAGCCCAACCTCGTCATGGCTTCAGAGggggaacctgaggcccagagatgggggaGGCCTGCTGCTCCTTCCTCAAGCCCTCCCCACGGATGTGCACGAGGAGGGCACCTTATGGATGTTTTAGGGGGCGCCCCCCCAGGGCGTCTCTGAATCGAGTGCGTGCATTAACATTGGAGGGCGTGTGTTGGGGGTGAAAGAATGTCTGAAGATGGAGAACGTGGGGGAATAGTAGGGCTGCAGAGGGCACTCTGTGCATTGTGGGGGTGAGGGGGTAGAAGGCTGTGCNNNNNNNNNNNNNNNNNNNNNNNNNNNNNNNNNNNNNNNNNNNNNNNNNNNNNNNNNNNNNNNNNNNNNNNNNNNNNNNNNNNNNNNNNNNNNNNNNNNNNNNNNNNNNNNNNNNNNNNNNNNNNNNNNNNNNNNNNNNNNNNNNNNNNNNNNNNNNNNNNNNNNNNNNNNNNNNNNNNNNNNNNNNNNNNNNNNNNNNNNNNNNNNNNNNNNNNNNNNNNNNNNNNNNNNNNNNNNNNNNNNNNNNNNNNNNNNNNNNNNNNNNNNNNNNNNNNNNNNNNNNNNNNNNNNNNNNNNNNNNNNNNNNNNNNNNNNNNNNNNNNNNNNNNNNNNNNNNNNNNNNNNNNNNNNNNNNNNNNNNNNNNNNNNNNNNNNNNNNNNNNNNNNNNNNNNNNNNNNNNNNNNNNNNNNNNNNNNNNNNNNNNNNNNNNNNNNNNNNNNNNNNNNNNNNNNNNNNNNNNNNNNNNNNNNNNNNNNNNNNNNNNNNNNNNNNNNNNNNNCCCGCCCCTTCTCCATCAGCCACACCAGGCAGTCTTGTCCCCTCTGCCTCAGCTCCTCACTCCCCAGTATCCAGCCCTGCCCAGGCCTCAATTTTGCCTCCCCCTCACATCGCAGCTCAGATCTGAATAGCAGGTGAATGCAGAAGAGAATTCAGAATACAAATATCTAAAGAGACCCTCCTCTCACATTGCAGTCTATGGCTGTGGGGGGACATGGGGGAGAACTCATTCAGGTctcaataagcaaagaagggaagCTCACCTGGGAGGAGAGATGTCTGACTCTGCTATCATCCCTTTCCATAGGAAGGAAAGTTGCCAACCTGCATTGCTTTGGGTTGCCACAACTCTTCTTCTGCTTCAGTCAGGCCTGTGTGTCTGAAAGTCCCTTTGTGAAATCCCTTTGTGCTTCTGCCTCCATAATAGCAAAGGCATATGGGTGAAATGATTTGGGGGAACAAGAATTTGCATGTAGGTGTGGAAGTGTGTTCTCTGTGTGTGTGGCTGGGCCAGTGTGTGTGTGGTATTTATGGGTGAGTATCTCATGCGGCATTGCAACATTTGTTGGATCCATGGTAACAGGTTGGAAGATGTCAGCTTGGAGTGGAGCCACCTTTTGCTCTGTGCTTTCTTTTAGATTTCTATTAACTAGAGACTCTGCAGGTATTAGTGTGGCCTATTAATGAAGTGCCTGCAGCCTTCCTGGGCAGGATGCTCTTATATTCCTGGtcccaattttacaaataacTGCACTGGACCCCTGCTTCATGCCTCATCTTCTTTGTCTTCAGGCTGTTGGCAACAGAGAGACAATGTTAATGGGATATTGTCCATAATGTTGATCCTGGCAGGCTGCAGCAGAAGCCTTCTCCCCCTGGTTGGCAGAACTCCCAAGATCAGCCCTGGGTAAGGAATGAAGGGGCCCTTGAGCTCCAAACCAGGGATTGTGATTCAGCAGGCTTCCATCCCCACCCTGATTTCCCCCCATAGCACACTTCTGCAACCTGATTCCTTTGATCATCTTCCAAGTCCCACCTTTGTTGTCAATGATATACACTTTCCATGTGATTATTAAAAGCCCAAATGATTGTCAGCCCATATCTACCAAGTCTTTCTTGATCCCTGTGTCTCTATGGTAACCATCTTTGCCCATTTCTACCCCATTCATATTGTCCAACAACTCCTTCAGCAGCTGAGACTCCAGAGGAGTAATTCTCTGAGATCAGAATGATGGACCTTGCCTAGGCTTCTACCTCTAAACACCAGCATAATGTTCAAGGAAGGTAACAAATATGAGAGGGATGGACAATTTCCCATTTCCCTAAATGaaagaaattcagggaagggcACCACTTTCACCCTGGGCTGATTCAAAGCCCCTCACTTGATCTCTTCTCCTTTACTGAAGATTCCCAGAAGTCCTGGCTCTATGGGAAAATTTTCCACCTATTTCTGAGGGAACCTGAGTCTATGAAGCCTGGCTTTGGAAGAGGTAGCTGCCATGATGTGAGTCAGCTAGCTTGGCAGATAGAATCCTGGACTCAGGACCTGCTTTTGCCTCTTCCCTTCCTATCTGTGTAACTGAGACCAAGCACCTTCCCCTCTTCTTGACTTCACTTAGCcctttctgtcaaatgaggaggttggaccagatgatttctgaaatctcttccagcCTCCAGGCCACCCAAACCTATCAGCTCCTTCAGACTACTCCTCTCCTACATCCCTTCCCAGCTCAAGCTTCACCCAAACAGCCTCCTCCCTCTATGACAAAAATACTGCCACAGTCTAATGCATTTTGTTGGACCAGCCCCTGTCCAGCTACTTCATTCCATGTTCTATGCCTAAAGCCTGGAGTCAAGTCCTTGAGTCTCTCTGGATCTTCCTCCTAAGCCTCCCCAGATGTCCCTCATCCTACAGATACTGTCTCACCTGAGATTTGAAAGTCATGGTTCTGGAGGGATCAGCAGGGATTATTTCTTTCCCTGGGGACTGAATTCAGCAGTCTGTGGTTTGAGTTTCCGGATTACGTGTCTGTCAACTTATCTTCAGTGTGGCCTTTGAGTAGAATTTtggatctttctctctcttgacaTCCTTTAGTAGCCCTAGGGGGACAAGCAGCCAGGAGGAGATGAGTCCAGTCTAGCAGACTCTCCTCTTCTTACCTCCTTTTCCAGCAGAGGCCAGGTGGGCAGTGATGTCATTTTCCATCTTGGTAAGGCCGTGCTCCTGGATATTGCAACAACCCTGCCCCAGTCTCCACAATCTCCCACTGGGTATCTCAGTCACCATCTGCCAGCAGTGAATGCCCCTCTCACAGGCTCTATTTTCTTTCAGTCATTcaccctccccacctccttttcccctccctcagcATCAGTGCTAGAAGTGGTACCTACGGGGTGGGCTCCTTGAGGGTGAGGGGAGATAGTGATTCCTTACTTCTGTTCCCTCCAGGGAGCCTGGCAAGGAAGTGATGACTTCAGGGACTGTGATGGATGACCAGAGCCCCAGGACTGTCTCTATCCCTACACCTCTGCCACCTCTTGTAACCCTATCCCCACAGTCAGCATATTATGATGTAATGGGGTCATTGTGTCATCAGACTATTCTCATCTCCCTTTGTCTTCCTGCTCAGGAGACCTCAGTGTTTGGCCATACAATACAGAATGATAGGTCCCGtttcatttatatatcattttattctctACATTCCTATGACTCTGGAGTCTCTTATAGTATAAAAGAACATTTGTGTGTATGAAAACTCAGAGAATATATGACATCTCCTGTGtatgaggaaagagaatattttctcatttctaggtCCACAGgctgccccctcctcctttccttagTCCTTTCCACAGCATAACTTATATTGATTCTTTCAATTCATTTCCATTACTTACACATCCTCTGTCCTCAGAAACCTCACCAAtcacccttctccttcctcttccatctctaggcacTCACAGATTCTCTCTCTATTCTTATATAACTACAGATGTTCTCTCTTCAGAGATAAATAGATAGCTCGATAGAGTTTATCCTCCTCTCTCTGATTAATACATGggctcccctctctcctctctgtatATCTGAAAGGATtctgcttcctctctccctgggATGGGCTTTGGAAGCCTTCCATTGGTGTCCACAGACATTATCTCACTCCTCACATATGGGAGTAAAGAGAGAACATGTGGATAACAGGAAGAGGAatctaaatgaaatatatatatatatatatatataatcaaagagaaaaagaacagtgTTTCCCAAGAGAGAAAACAATGAATCTCCACATCCCAAATACAGGAGTTTTCCTACCAGTGGGCTGCATAGATCACACAGGGAGTTATTAATGCCTTGAAAGGACTGGTCAGGGCTGAACTGAATTCTGGACACACCAAGGGGGTATAGAGGAGAATTCCTAAAATGAATTCATAGAGAGAACACAGCAATACCTGAATAAGTGAGGGAAGGGAGAATGGCTGGGTGCTCCTCCATGTCTAAATAACCAGAAAACACAGGGATCCTGCTCTAGGGGATGATATATCAGAGCCTTCCACCAACCTCTTCCTTGGGATTTTCCAGAGGAATCAGTATGCTCAACTCCCTTTCCTTTTGGCTTCCTCGTCTCTCCTCCTAATTCAGGCAGACATTTCCAAAGGCCCTTTTGACATCCACTTTAGTCTTCTTTCAGTGATTTCTGaagaatatcaatgaaaattCCTTTTGAAATGATTGAATTTTAGGGGCACAGTACTGTGTATCTAGTGTGAAAGcctgtatctatctctgtgtcagtgtgaatatttgtgtgtgtgtctcctaCCTTCTCTCCCATTTCTAGAGTTGGATGGATCCTTGGTCACACTGTAGTGTGGATTTATGTAGACCTCACATCcattttattgtgttttgttttccctTAAGATTTCGATTCACTAGAGTAATTGCTGGCATAAGTTTTGGGCTTGTTGATAAAATGCGTATAGTTCTCTCCTACGGAAGTTGCCTTTATATATTCCTGGTCCCATTTGTACTTACAAATTAGACTGGGCTACTGCTTCTGGTGTCTTCTTTCCCCCTTCAATCTTTTTGCAATCAGGGAGACAATGTTAGTGAGAGATGTCCTTGAGCTGATCTCTTCACGATGGGGCAAATCCCCTCTTCCTTGTTGGGAGAGCCTCATGGATCTGCTCAGTGAGGGAATGGAAATACTACATGAGCTGTGATCTAGGGGCTGTTAATTCAGGCTTCCTTCCCTACACTGCTTTCCCCTAGGACCTTTCTGCAGCCAAAGCAGGTTCCTTTAAACAGCTTATGATTCCCACCTTTATTAAGTCCATGATCTCTATTTTCCATGTGATTATTGAAAGTCCAAAAGTCACTGAGCTCATGTCTACCAAGACTTTC is part of the Gracilinanus agilis isolate LMUSP501 chromosome X, AgileGrace, whole genome shotgun sequence genome and harbors:
- the DUSP9 gene encoding dual specificity protein phosphatase 9 translates to MEGLGRSPLWLSRELAAPQPQLLLLDCRSRELYESGHVQGALSVALPALLLRRLRKGNLSVCSLLPSPLHQQRQPQQPLPLPPLPILLYDEGRCVEEEEAEAAQSVLATLLQKLQEEGHPAYYLQDEAVSQNCGVLVHCLAGISRSVTVTVAYLMQKLHLSLNDAYDLVKRQKSNISPNFNFMGQLLDFEHSLKLKGEGPRDQRDGQGVEGNQPPTPPCFFTTPTGEGVFELDST